The following coding sequences are from one Neurospora crassa OR74A linkage group I, whole genome shotgun sequence window:
- a CDS encoding MutT/nudix family protein: protein MASQQPVVRVGVAAIISDAEGKMLVGVRKGSHGSGTLQFPGGHLEVGEDYLECAERETLEETGLKVKAEKALAFTNDIFDAEKKHYITIFVACRRDDEQKQPVVMEPEKCESWTWRSEAELREFMATEEGKQRLFLPIVNLFSDRLFKEHGSLTASL from the exons ATGGCATCACAGCAACCTGTCGTCCGGGTGGGCGTCGCGGCGATCATCAGTGATGCGGAGGGGAAGATGTTGGTGGGAGTGAGAAAAGGGTCCCATGGATCGG GAACGTTGCAATTTCCCGGTGGCCATCTCGAAGTCGGCGAGGACTACTTGGAATGCGCCGAGAGAGAGACACTTGAAGAGACGGGCCTGAAGGTTAAAGCCGAGAAAGCTTTGGCCTTCACCAACGATATCTTTGATGCGGAGAAGAAGCACTACATCACTATCTTTGTTGCCTGCCGGAGGGATGATGAGCAGAAGCAGCCTGTG GTAATGGAGCCGGAGAAGTGCGAGAGCTGGACGTGGAGAAGTGAGGCTGAGCTCAGAGAGTTCATGGCCACTGAGGAGGGGAAGCAGCGGCTCTTTTTGCCCATTGTCAACTTGTTCAGCGATCGCTTGTTCAAGGAGCATGGCAGTCTGACGGCTTCGCTTTGA
- a CDS encoding flavin-binding monooxygenase, which yields MASEDSTFDIIITGAGLSGINAAYLLQSELPNHSFTVLESRDHIGGTWAFWKYPGIRSDSAMALFGFPWYPWTKDINMADAHLIKKYMEDAAASQGIDKKIRFNRRVTSESWSSEEQRWTLHVDVTSGDGTVLEKKIFKTPWLVNATGYYSYEKPRSTVIPGIERFQGQVVHPQFWNEEVQYDNKRIVIIGSGATAITLLPALAKTAKHVAMLQRSPSYVYSLPARDELQPFLERFMPIQWAGKINWCIRMVAETLFVQLLLNFPNWGRKLVVDEMRRQLPKGFDVDKHFNPRYKPFDQRVCLCPQGDFFKALCGPNASVVTDHIETVTENGILLKSGETLEADMIITATGLYMVLLNKIDVFVDDVRINDTIGQRYMWNGVMLEGIPNTGVITGYVAATWTPGASTRTRQFIKVIKHAEKTGATTATPYIDEAERARLPKKPCIPNSSTYITEVRDRLPLVANVGPWRNGKNWLEDTIRLWFGWVTTGMRFTSWNRAKSD from the coding sequence ATGGCCTCCGAGGACTCCACTttcgacatcatcatcaccggcgcCGGTCTGAGCGGCATCAACGCCGCCTACTTGTTGCAATCCGAGTTGCCTAACCATTCCTTTACCGTCCTTGAGTCTCGCGACCATATCGGCGGAACATGGGCCTTCTGGAAATATCCCGGCATCCGCTCCGACAGCGCCATGGCTCTGTTCGGCTTCCCCTGGTACCCATGGACCAAGGACATTAACATGGCTGATGCCCATCTCATCAAGAAATATATGGAGGACGCTGCTGCGTCCCAGGGCATTGACAAGAAGATACGCTTCAACCGCCGCGTCACGTCAGAGAGCTGGAGCAGCGAGGAGCAGAGATGGACGTTGCACGTCGATGTAACTTCCGGTGACGGCACCGTTCTCGAGAAGAAGATCTTCAAGACGCCATGGCTAGTCAACGCCACCGGGTACTACAGCTACGAGAAGCCTCGGTCCACTGTCATTCCCGGTATCGAAAGATTTCAGGGTCAAGTGGTACATCCCCAATTTTGGAATGAAGAGGTGCAGTACGATAACAAACGCATCGTCATCATTGGCTCAGGTGCCACCGCTATCACTCTCCTTCCTGCCCTCGCCAAAACTGCCAAGCATGTCGCTATGCTCCAGCGTAGTCCATCATATGTCTACAGCTTGCCAGCTAGAGACGAGCTTCAACCGTTCCTGGAAAGATTCATGCCAATCCAATGGGCGGGGAAGATTAACTGGTGTATCAGGATGGTCGCCGAAACCCTCTTTGTCCAGCTGCTTCTGAACTTCCCCAACTGGGGAAGGAAGCTTGTCGTTGACGAGATGCGCAGGCAGCTTCCCAAAGGTTTCGATGTCGACAAGCACTTCAACCCTCGGTACAAACCTTTCGATCAGCGTGTGTGCCTTTGTCCGCAGGGAGACTTTTTCAAGGCTTTGTGTGGCCCGAACGCTTCCGTTGTTACCGATCATATTGAGACCGTCACCGAAAACGGCATATTGCTCAAGTCCGGTGAGACTCTTGAAGCCGACATGATCATCACCGCCACTGGTCTATACATGGTTTTGCTCAACAAAATTGACGtctttgttgatgatgtccgCATCAATGATACCATCGGCCAGCGCTACATGTGGAACGGAGTCATGCTCGAGGGTATCCCCAACACAGGTGTTATCACGGGGTATGTGGCAGCCACTTGGACTCCTGGTGCCTCCACAAGGACACGGCAGTTCATCAAGGTCATTAAACATGCGGAAAAGACGGGAGCCACCACTGCCACCCCTTATATCGACGAGGCCGAGCGCGCACGACTTCCCAAGAAACCCTGTATTCCTAACAGCTCGACCTACATCACAGAAGTCCGTGAccgacttccacttgtcgCCAACGTGGGTCCTTGGAGGAACGGAAAGAATTGGCTGGAGGATACCATCCGGCTTTGGTTCGGGTGGGTCACAACCGGTATGCGGTTCACTTCATGGAACCGAGCCAAGAGTGATTGA